In one window of Skermanella rosea DNA:
- a CDS encoding transposase, which yields MAELTIKVGCHGYRQLETWAASLGTIHAFGIEGTGSYGAGLARALRDGGYTVHEVSRPDRRLRRQHGKTDHLDVEGAARAVLGGQATGLPKASTGRVEMIRHLKVARDTAVKARTQAMLTLKAVIIVVPAGLREKLETITGTMALVRHLAALRPGAMTSPTASAKASLSALARRWLDLDAEIKAHDAHLEALFEHCAPTLVKAYGIKSGTAAEMLILVGDNPERIHSEGALAKFCGACPMPASSRKVTRYRLNRGGNRRANAALHRVVVVRMRGHQPTIDYVRRRTAEGKSKPEIMRCLKRFVVREIFGHLCHSSKPAPSDQNAG from the coding sequence GTGGCCGAGCTGACGATCAAGGTCGGCTGTCATGGCTACCGCCAGCTTGAAACCTGGGCGGCGTCGCTCGGAACCATCCACGCCTTCGGCATCGAGGGCACTGGCTCGTACGGCGCCGGTCTCGCCCGCGCCCTTCGTGACGGCGGCTACACCGTTCACGAGGTCAGCCGCCCCGACCGGCGGCTGCGGCGCCAGCACGGCAAGACCGATCATCTCGATGTGGAGGGCGCCGCCCGCGCCGTGCTCGGTGGCCAAGCCACCGGCCTGCCCAAGGCGTCCACTGGCCGGGTCGAGATGATCCGCCACCTGAAGGTTGCCCGAGACACGGCCGTCAAGGCACGAACCCAGGCCATGCTGACCTTGAAGGCCGTCATAATCGTCGTGCCGGCTGGCCTGCGCGAGAAGCTTGAAACGATCACGGGCACGATGGCGCTGGTCCGTCATCTCGCCGCGCTGCGTCCGGGGGCGATGACGTCCCCAACCGCTTCGGCCAAGGCCAGCCTGAGCGCCCTCGCGCGTCGATGGCTCGACCTTGACGCCGAGATCAAGGCCCACGACGCTCACCTCGAGGCCTTGTTCGAGCACTGCGCCCCGACGCTGGTGAAGGCCTATGGCATCAAGTCAGGTACCGCCGCGGAAATGCTGATCCTGGTCGGCGACAACCCGGAGCGGATCCACTCCGAGGGCGCTCTTGCCAAGTTCTGCGGCGCCTGCCCGATGCCAGCCTCCAGCCGCAAGGTCACCCGCTACAGGCTCAACCGCGGTGGCAACCGGCGGGCCAACGCCGCCCTTCACCGCGTGGTCGTCGTGCGCATGCGCGGCCACCAGCCTACGATCGACTACGTCCGGCGCCGAACCGCGGAAGGAAAGAGCAAGCCCGAGATCATGCGCTGTCTCAAGCGCTTCGTGGTGCGGGAAATCTTCGGCCATTTGTGCCATTCATCCAAACCCGCTCCATCTGACCAAAATGCCGGTTGA